The genomic stretch ATCCGACGTGAAGATGAGCCCGAAATGCTGGCGACCTTCCTCGGCCCAGCGACGCGCGACGGCCGTGAAGTCGGCGACGTTGTTGGTCAGCAGGGCGCGCTGTTCCCGGTGGCACAACTCAAGCAGTGGTTCGTCCTCCTCGGCCTCCCAGCCGCGTTCTAGCGCAGCGATCACGTCGTGACTCCTCTCGCGGAGCTGCGCGGCGATCGCCGGGGAGTAGTGGTGGTCGAGCGCCAGCTTCACGCGAGTGCGCGCTGCTGGCGCTCCCAGCGGGAGCGCTCGTCCTGCTCGACCTTCGCCGCAAACGCGGCATCCTCATCAATCTCTTCTGTGAACTCCGCGTAGTACTCAACGGCCGCTCGAACGAGCCGCGGGGTGATACCGAGGTAGTCGGCGGCCTCTTCGATGTTGCCGTGACTGCTTCGGACCGTCGACACGATCTGGTGCACATAGAGCCGGGTGCCGACGACGAGTGGCTGCCGGCGTCCCGCAGGCCCTGGGTGAAACCGAACAAGCGGATGTCGCTCGAGGCGAATTGCTTCACCGAGTAGCCGGTCGACCAGCGCGTTGCGGGACTCGCCACCTGCCGCGGCAACCACTTCGAGCAACTCAAGCGTGCGTCTCGACAGGCGGAACGAGCGCTGGATCGATCGTGGCTTCTCCCGCATGTGACCCAATGTATCACAACCGAGCCTCTCATGGGGTCGTCTGGGAACTGTACGAGCGCCTGGCACTGAAGAACCATCGCCGCCCCGAGGAACACGGTCCCCAGCATGACGAGCCCTCAGTTCCCCCCTCGACAAGCCTCTGGCTTGTTCTTGTCGGTCATAGACCCGAACCGCCCGACGACGCTCATCAACCCGCCCACGCCGCGCCGCCGGTCTCTCGGGGCCCCTGCGTGCACATGCGGTTCCCAGGAGTGACCCACCTGGGTTTCACGCGTCGGCGTGCGTCGGGTGCAAGCGGCGGCGCTTCGCGCGCACGAGGTGAAGGAGGTAGGTGGCCTGCCCT from Actinomycetota bacterium encodes the following:
- a CDS encoding DUF5615 family PIN-like protein, whose amino-acid sequence is MKLALDHHYSPAIAAQLRERSHDVIAALERGWEAEEDEPLLELCHREQRALLTNNVADFTAVARRWAEEGRQHFGLIFTSDASMPRGRDAISRFVRALTELLLSNPGDDSFKDRVHWL